The Comamonas sp. lk genome contains the following window.
CGCAGATCGAGGCGTTCTGGAGCGATTTTTCCGAGCAGCTGAGTTCGCTGGAAACCCTGGATGGCCCGGACTTCGTGGAGCGCGCCAACGAGCTGCTGCAGCGCCATGCGCCGGGTCTGGCCGTGGAGCTGGAAGGCCAGCTCCGGCAGGCCGGTTCCAGGCTGGTGATTTCCGCCCATGGCAACACGGCGCAGTTTGAGAATGTGCAAGCCCTGGTGCGTCATGCACCGCGCTTCGAGAACTACGGCGTGCAGGCCTTTCGCAGTCGCACCGCCGGCGGCGATTTCGCCATGCGCATGGAAGATTTCGAGCTGTCCAGCGCCGAGGTGCTGGTGGGCTATTACGACGCCGGCGGCATCATCGGCCTGGAGCTGTCGTTTGGCAAAGCCATTCCCGAAGACATGGCGGCGCATGCGCAGCACATGGCTTTCATCATGCTCGACCATGTGCTGGGCGAGTGGGATTTTTCCGTGCGTGTAGGGCCAGTGGAATTTGTGCAGCAGCTGTCGCATGGCAGCTCAGGGCCGGTGCCGCTGCGGGATTTTGCTCCCGTCTTTGATGCGTTTCAGCGCGAGGTGCTGGGCCGCAGCTTCCAGTTTCCGCAGGAGCAGGACAGCCGCTGGCTGTCGCTGGAGGTGCGTGCCCGGGATGCGGCCGAGGACGATGCGCCGGACATTCTGTCTTTCCACGATTCGGCCAATGCCGTGGCCACGCGCGCCGATCTTTCGCACTTCATGCTGTGGCGCTTGCCGTTTTCCAGTCAGCAGGAACTCGATGCCGTGCGCGATGCACAGGACGGCCTGGAGGCGGAGCTGGCCCGCCAGCAGCGTGGCATTCTGGCCTTCACGCGGGTGGAGAGCATGAGCTCGCGCGTGGCCGCTTTCTATGTGGACGAACCGGTCTACGCCGCGCAGCTGGCCAAGCAACTGGCAGCCCAACATGCGCCAGGGCTTGAGGCCGAGCTGGACCTGAGCTTCGATCCCGCGTGGAACGAATACCTGTCCCTGTATGCCGCTATCCACCGCCAGGATACGCATGGGCAGGAGGATGCGTCGTGATCACCTCGCTTGAGCAACTGCAGCAGCTGTACGCACCGCCGGCAGAGCGGGCCTTGCTCAAGCAGCAGCTGGAGCTGGACCGCTATTGCCTGCGCTTTATTGCCCTGTCTCCGCTGCTGGTCATGGCCACGGGCGGTGCCAGCGGTACGCTGCTCGATGCCTCGCCGCGTGGCGGCAAGCCGGGCTTTGTCAAAGCCCCCGATGCAAACACGCTGCTGATTCCCGATGCCGGCGGCAACAACCGGCTCGACAGCCTGAGCAATCTGCTGCAAGACCCGCGTGTGGGTCTGCTGTTTTTCGTGCCCGGCTTTGACGAGACACTGCGCGTCAACGGCAAGGCCAGGCTGCGCGACGAGGCGCATTACACGGCGCTGTTTGCGTCCGAGCACTTCAGGCCCAAGCTGGTGATCGAGATCGAGGTGCAGGAAGCCTATCTGCACTGTGCCAAGGCCTTGATGCGCTCCAGGCTGTGGAGTGCCGAAGCCCAGGTGCAGCGCAATGTGATGCCCACGCTCAACCAGATGATTCAGGCGCAAATGGGCATGACCACGGCGCCTGAATCGCAGGAGTTGATGGTCAACCGCTACAACGCGCAAATCGCTGCCGAGCAGGGCAAAAAGTAATTGATAGCTGCTGGCGCTTGAACTGAAAGGGATTGAAGTGTTTTTTGGCTTGAATTCAATGAAAGATAGGCGCAAGCAGCTATGGCTTTGATACTGATTCTGGGCGCGTCGCGCGGTCTGGGCCGTGCCTTGACCGAGGCTTACGTACAGCAAGGCCACCGCGTCATCGCCACGGTGCGCAAGGCCGAGGACATGGCGGGCGTGCAGGCCCTGGGTGCCGAGGTGCTGCAGATGGATCTGGCCGACCCGGCCAGCGTCAGCGGCCTGGCCTGGCGGCTGGACGGCGAGAGCATCGATCTGGCCCTGTATGTGGCTGGCGTCTGGGATAGTAAGGACGCCGGCGTTCCGCCCTCGCAGCCTCAGTTCGATGCCGTCATGCACAGCAATGTACTGGGTTTCATGCAGGTGCTGCCGCAGATCGCGCCCATGGTCCAGGCCGCTGGCGGCGTGATGGGGGCGTTTTCCAGCGAGATGTCGCTGCTGGCGCAGGCCGATGCCTATGCCTGGTTATACCGTGTCAGCAAGGCCGCTCTGAATATGGCTGTGGTGTCGGCCTGCCAGCAATGGCCGGGCATGACGCTGCTGGCGCTGGACCCGGGCTGGGTACAGACCGAGATGGGCGGTGCACAGGCGCCGCTGACTCTGCAGCAAAGCGTGCAGGGCCTGATGCAGGCCCTGGCCACGGTGAGGCCTGAAGACCGGGGCTGTCTGCTGCGCCACGATGGCTTGAGAACACGGTTGAACCAAGGGCAGGCCTAGTTTTTATCCAGGCTTTGCGCTATCAAAAATGTATTAAAAAATTATAGGAGACATCCATGCTTTTGACCTCTGACCAGGAAATGATCCGCGATGCCGTGCGCGATTTCGTGCGCGAGCAAATCACGCCCCATGCCGCGCGCTGGGACAAGGAGCACCACTTTCCCAAGGATGTGCACCAAGGCCTGGCCCAGCTCGGCGCCTACGGCATCTGCGTGCCCGAGGAGTTGGGCGGCGCAGGGCTGAACTACATCAGCCTGGCCCTGGTGCTGGAAGAGATTGCTGCCGGCGATGGCGGCACGAGCACCGTGATCAGCGTGACCAACTGCCCGGTCAACGCCATCTTGATGCGCTACGGCAATGCCCAGCAGCAAGAGCAGTGGCTGCGCCCGCTGGCCCAAGGCGCCATGCTGGGTGCCTTCTGCCTGACCGAGCCTCATGTGGGCTCAGATGCCAGTGCGTTGCGCACCACGGCCGTCCGCGAGGGCGATGACTATGTGATCAACGGCGTCAAGCAGTTCATCACCAGCGGCAAGAACGGCGATGTGGCGATTGTGATTGCCGTCACCGACAAGGCCGCGGGCAAGAAGGGCATGAGCGCTTTTCTGGTCCCCACCGGCAACCCCGGCTATCAGGTGGCGCGGCTGGAGGAAAAGCTGGGCCAGCACAGCAGCGATACGGCGCAGATCAATTTCGACAACTGCCGCATTCCGGCCGCCAACCTGATCGGTGCAGAAGGCGAGGGCTACAAGATTGCCCTGTCGGCGCTGGAAGGCGGGCGCATAGGCATTGCCGCCCAGAGCGTGGGCATGGCACGTGCGGCCTTCGAAGCCGCGCTGGCCTACAGCAAGGAGCGCGAGAGCTTCGGCCAGCCCATCTTCAATCACCAGGCCGTGGGTTTCAGGCTGGCGGACTGCGCCACGCAGATCGAAGCGGCGCGCCAGCTGATCTGGCATGCGGCCAGCCTGCGCGATGCCGGTCTGCCCTGCTTGAAGGAAGCGGCCATGGCCAAGCTGTTTGCCAGCGAAATGGCCGAACGCGTGTGCAGCATGGCGATTCAGACGCTGGGCGGCTACGGCGTGGTCAACGATTTCCCGGTGGAGCGCATCTACCGCGATGTGCGGGTGTGCCAGATCTATGAAGGCACGAGCGACGTGCAGAAAATCATCATCCAGCGCGCCCTGGCATGAGCGGGCAGGACATCCGGCGTCCGCTGGATGCCCAGGCGGTGGCCCTGATGCTGCTGCTGTGCCTGATCTGGAGCCTGCAGCAGATCGTGCTCAAGGCCACAGCGCCTGATTTCTCGCCCACCTTGCAGCTGGCGCTGCGCTCCGGCATTGCGGCGCTGCTGGTGTGGCTGTACATGCGCTTCAAGGGTGAGCGGCTCAATCTGCAAACAGGGGTCTGGCGGGCAGGTCTGCTGGTGGGCGCCCTGTTTGCGCTGGAGTTCGTGCTGCTGGGCCAGGCCGTGCGCCTGACCACGGCAGGCCATGTGGTGGTGTTTTTGTACTCGGCCCCGGTGTTTGCGGCCCTGGGCCTGCACCTTAAGCTTCCGGCCGAGCGGCTGGCAACCCTGCAATGGCTGGGCATTGCCCTGGCCTTTGGCGGCATTGCCGTGGCTTTTCTGGGAGATGGCGGTCAGGGCCGTCTGTCCTCCACCCTGCTGGGCGATGCGCTGGCGCTGGGGGCGGCCTTGGCCTGGGGCCTGACCACGGTGGCCATCCGCGTCTCGCCGCTGTCCGGCCTGCCGGCCACGCAAACCCTGTTCTATCAGCTGGTGGTGGGCTTTGTGCTGCTGATGGCGGCGGCCTGGGCCCTGGATGAGACGGTTTTCCGCTCCAGCTTGCCGGTATGGGCGGCGCTGGCTTTCAATGCCGTGCTCGTCTGCTTTTTCAGCTTTCTGGTCTGGTTCAGCTTGCTGCGCAAATACCTGGCCTCCCGTCTGGGCGTGTTTTCCTTTCTCACGCCCATTCTTGGCGTGATCCTTGGGGCCTGGCTGCTCGATGAGCCGGTGGAGCCCAATTTCGCCATCGGCGCCGCCCTGGTGCTGGCCGGGATCGTGCTGGTCAGCGGCTATGGCTTGCTGTTGGGCTGGCTGCAGCGCCTGAGGCACCGCGTGCCTGCGCGAAAAATCTAGGGCTTGTCAACCGGGTGTGGTGCAGTAAGGGCCATGCCGCTTGCCCTGGTGATGGCGCCTGCCTAGGATGAACGCAGGAGAGGGTGCACGCAGCGCCCTGCAGCGATCAACCTATTGCACAGGAGTCTCCAGCATGCCTTTTGCCCCGGTCAACGGTCAGAACCTCTTCTACGAAGATACGGGCGGGCGTGGTCCCGTCATCGTGTTCTCGCATGGGCTGCTCATGGATCACACCATGTTCGCGCCCCAGGTTCAGGCCTTGCAAAGCCGTTTTCGCTGCATCAGCTGGGATGAACGCGGCCATGGGCAGACGGCAGACCCCGAGCATTGCGCGCCTTTTACCTACTACGACAGCGCCGACGATCTGGCCGCGCTGCTCAAATACCTGGGTGTAGACAAGGCGGTGCTGGTCGGCATGTCGCAAGGCGGCTATCTCTCGCTGCGCTGTGCCCTGATTCACCCCGAGGTGGTGGGGGCGCTGGTGCTGATCGATACCCAGGCCTTGCTGGAAGACCCGGAGCAAATGCCCCATCACGAAGCCCTGCTCAAGGCCTGGATGGAGCACGGCCTGTCTGACGATATGGCGACCATGGTGGAGCACATCATCCTGGGCCAGGGTTGGGGCGGCGCGGCCCAGTGGCGCCACAAATGGAAGCAGGCCACACCCGTCAATCTGGGACAGAGCTTTGCCACGCTGGCGCTGCGCGACGACATCAGCCCGCGCCTGGCCGAGATCCGCATGCCGGCCCTGGTCATTCATGGCAGCAAGGACGAGGCCATCGCCCCCGAGCGCGCCCGCGCCATGTTCAAAGGCCTGCCCCAGGCACGCTGGGTGGATGTGGTGGGGGCCGGCCATGCTTCCAACCTCACCCACCCGGAGCCGGTGAACGCGGCCATGGAAGAGTTCCTGGCGGGCCTGCATTGACTCTGGCGCACGGGGCCGGAGGCGCAGTCTTGTGATAAAAATGGCGGCTAACGCTTGTCCTTCAAGCGCATCAAGCTATGAATATTGATGCAAGCCCGTGGCTTGCCAGAGAAAGATTGCACCG
Protein-coding sequences here:
- a CDS encoding SDR family oxidoreductase, encoding MALILILGASRGLGRALTEAYVQQGHRVIATVRKAEDMAGVQALGAEVLQMDLADPASVSGLAWRLDGESIDLALYVAGVWDSKDAGVPPSQPQFDAVMHSNVLGFMQVLPQIAPMVQAAGGVMGAFSSEMSLLAQADAYAWLYRVSKAALNMAVVSACQQWPGMTLLALDPGWVQTEMGGAQAPLTLQQSVQGLMQALATVRPEDRGCLLRHDGLRTRLNQGQA
- a CDS encoding DMT family transporter, which gives rise to MSGQDIRRPLDAQAVALMLLLCLIWSLQQIVLKATAPDFSPTLQLALRSGIAALLVWLYMRFKGERLNLQTGVWRAGLLVGALFALEFVLLGQAVRLTTAGHVVVFLYSAPVFAALGLHLKLPAERLATLQWLGIALAFGGIAVAFLGDGGQGRLSSTLLGDALALGAALAWGLTTVAIRVSPLSGLPATQTLFYQLVVGFVLLMAAAWALDETVFRSSLPVWAALAFNAVLVCFFSFLVWFSLLRKYLASRLGVFSFLTPILGVILGAWLLDEPVEPNFAIGAALVLAGIVLVSGYGLLLGWLQRLRHRVPARKI
- a CDS encoding MSMEG_1061 family FMN-dependent PPOX-type flavoprotein, with amino-acid sequence MITSLEQLQQLYAPPAERALLKQQLELDRYCLRFIALSPLLVMATGGASGTLLDASPRGGKPGFVKAPDANTLLIPDAGGNNRLDSLSNLLQDPRVGLLFFVPGFDETLRVNGKARLRDEAHYTALFASEHFRPKLVIEIEVQEAYLHCAKALMRSRLWSAEAQVQRNVMPTLNQMIQAQMGMTTAPESQELMVNRYNAQIAAEQGKK
- a CDS encoding acyl-CoA dehydrogenase family protein, which encodes MLLTSDQEMIRDAVRDFVREQITPHAARWDKEHHFPKDVHQGLAQLGAYGICVPEELGGAGLNYISLALVLEEIAAGDGGTSTVISVTNCPVNAILMRYGNAQQQEQWLRPLAQGAMLGAFCLTEPHVGSDASALRTTAVREGDDYVINGVKQFITSGKNGDVAIVIAVTDKAAGKKGMSAFLVPTGNPGYQVARLEEKLGQHSSDTAQINFDNCRIPAANLIGAEGEGYKIALSALEGGRIGIAAQSVGMARAAFEAALAYSKERESFGQPIFNHQAVGFRLADCATQIEAARQLIWHAASLRDAGLPCLKEAAMAKLFASEMAERVCSMAIQTLGGYGVVNDFPVERIYRDVRVCQIYEGTSDVQKIIIQRALA
- a CDS encoding alpha/beta hydrolase → MPFAPVNGQNLFYEDTGGRGPVIVFSHGLLMDHTMFAPQVQALQSRFRCISWDERGHGQTADPEHCAPFTYYDSADDLAALLKYLGVDKAVLVGMSQGGYLSLRCALIHPEVVGALVLIDTQALLEDPEQMPHHEALLKAWMEHGLSDDMATMVEHIILGQGWGGAAQWRHKWKQATPVNLGQSFATLALRDDISPRLAEIRMPALVIHGSKDEAIAPERARAMFKGLPQARWVDVVGAGHASNLTHPEPVNAAMEEFLAGLH